A single Pseudomonas sp. MM223 DNA region contains:
- the qorA_5 gene encoding Quinone oxidoreductase 1 (*Name qorA_5): MKAVLCKTLGPARDLVLEDVASPQPKKNEILLDVQAAGVNFPDTLIIEGKYQFQPPLPFSPGGEAAGVVAAVGEKAGAFKVGDRVMALTGWGAFAEQVAVPFYNVLPIPANMDFTTAAAFGMTYGTSMHALRQRGQLQAGETLLVLGASGGVGLAAVEIGKAMGARVIAAASSAEKLAVAKAAGADELIDYSQASLREEIKRLTGGQGVDVIYDPVGGELFEQAVRGLAWNGRLLVVGFASGSIPQLAANLVLLKGAAVLGVFWGAFAQRQPQDNAANFRQLFAWHAEGKVKPLVSQTYPLAEAGAAIEKLGQRQAVGKLVVLAR, translated from the coding sequence ATGAAAGCTGTGTTGTGCAAAACCCTGGGTCCGGCGCGTGATCTGGTACTGGAAGACGTGGCCAGCCCGCAGCCGAAAAAAAACGAGATCCTGCTGGATGTGCAGGCCGCCGGTGTCAACTTCCCCGACACCCTGATCATCGAAGGTAAATACCAGTTCCAGCCACCGCTGCCGTTCTCACCAGGCGGTGAAGCAGCGGGCGTGGTGGCCGCAGTCGGGGAAAAAGCCGGCGCGTTCAAGGTCGGCGACCGGGTCATGGCACTCACCGGCTGGGGCGCGTTCGCCGAGCAGGTGGCAGTGCCGTTCTACAACGTGCTGCCGATCCCGGCGAACATGGACTTCACCACTGCTGCCGCCTTCGGCATGACCTATGGCACGTCCATGCACGCCTTGCGTCAGCGCGGGCAGTTGCAAGCAGGCGAAACATTACTGGTGCTGGGTGCTTCCGGTGGAGTCGGGCTGGCGGCGGTGGAAATCGGCAAGGCCATGGGTGCACGGGTGATCGCGGCAGCCAGCAGCGCCGAAAAACTGGCCGTGGCCAAGGCGGCCGGGGCAGATGAGCTGATTGACTACAGCCAGGCCAGCCTGCGCGAAGAAATCAAGCGCCTGACCGGCGGCCAGGGTGTGGACGTGATCTATGACCCGGTCGGCGGCGAGCTGTTCGAGCAGGCAGTGCGCGGGCTGGCCTGGAACGGCCGGCTGCTGGTGGTAGGTTTCGCCAGCGGCAGCATCCCACAGCTGGCGGCCAACCTGGTGCTGCTCAAGGGCGCGGCGGTACTGGGGGTGTTCTGGGGCGCGTTCGCACAGCGCCAACCGCAAGACAATGCGGCCAACTTCAGGCAGCTGTTTGCCTGGCATGCCGAGGGCAAGGTGAAACCGCTGGTGTCGCAGACTTATCCACTGGCCGAGGCCGGGGCTGCCATCGAGAAGCTGGGGCAGCGGCAGGCTGTGGGTAAGTTGGTGGTGCTGGCCAGGTAA
- the chaC gene encoding Glutathione-specific gamma-glutamylcyclotransferase (*Name chaC): MWLFAYGSLIWRPECSSVERQRARVHGYHRGLYLWSHEHRGTPETPGLVFGLDRGGSCSGFAYRLDESSLDDSLMALWQREMPYPAYRPHWLSCRLGDGSKVQALGFVLERHLPCYAGNLPDTLLSQILASAKGRYGTTRDYVEQTLNALRSHQMPDRNLEARFRRCHNLREV, encoded by the coding sequence GTGTGGCTGTTCGCTTATGGTTCCTTGATCTGGCGCCCGGAGTGCAGTTCGGTAGAACGCCAGCGCGCGCGGGTGCATGGTTATCACCGGGGCTTGTACTTGTGGTCGCACGAGCACCGTGGCACCCCGGAGACCCCTGGGCTGGTGTTTGGTCTGGACCGGGGCGGCTCCTGCAGCGGTTTTGCCTATCGGCTGGATGAAAGCAGCCTGGATGACTCGTTGATGGCCCTGTGGCAACGGGAGATGCCGTACCCGGCCTACCGGCCGCACTGGTTAAGCTGCCGGCTGGGCGATGGCAGCAAGGTGCAGGCCTTGGGCTTTGTGCTTGAGCGTCATTTGCCGTGTTATGCCGGGAACCTGCCGGACACGCTGCTCAGCCAGATCCTGGCCAGTGCCAAGGGGCGCTATGGCACCACGCGGGACTATGTCGAGCAGACGTTGAATGCCTTACGCAGCCACCAGATGCCCGATCGCAACCTGGAGGCGCGGTTCCGGCGGTGCCACAACCTGCGGGAAGTTTGA
- the ubiD gene encoding 3-octaprenyl-4-hydroxybenzoate carboxy-lyase (*Name ubiD) — MQYRDLRDFIRGLEQRGELKRIQVPISPVLEMTEVCDRTLRAKGPALLFEKPTGFDIPVLGNLFGTPERVAMGMGAESVDELREIGKLLAFLKEPEPPKGLKDAWSKLPIFKKVVSMAPKVVKDAVCQEVVVEGDDVDLGALPIQHCWPGDVAPLITWGLTVTRGPNKDRQNLGIYRQQVIGRNKVIMRWLSHRGGALDYREWCEKHPGQPFPVAVALGADPATILGAVTPVPDTLSEYAFAGLLRGNRTELVKCRGSNLQVPATAEIILEGVIHPGEMAPEGPYGDHTGYYNEVDSFPVFTVERITHRMKPIYHSTYTGRPPDEPAILGVALNEVFVPILQKQFPEITDFYLPPEGCSYRMAVVTMKKQYPGHAKRVMLGVWSFLRQFMYTKFVIVTDDDINARDWNDVIWAITTRMDPKRDTVMIDNTPIDYLDFASPVSGLGSKMGLDATHKWPGETTREWGRVIVKDEAVTRRIDEPVGSVGNRLMQVTLQPSGAVLALEPGERILDGARRLGYDCPNSCRNGNCHVCAALLVEGRVRQDGEVRDHGELFTCIAEPLEDCVLLWDGVLALGELPVRKLACSVTECIDVGGDVWRVRLRAPAGKPLRYHAGQYLMIERAGGKPAAFSLASAPHAGRELELHVLAREPSALQLIDQLKRDGLARIEMPFGDTHLAELPDGPLVLIAAGTGMGQMHSLLEHCRANGFKHPVHLYWGVRRPEDFYQIEHWDEWQRLPNLFLHQVVSDLCGWEGRCGMLHEAVCEDIADLNTVHVYASGSPNMIYATLDALVEAGMDAHRMRADVFAYAPRG, encoded by the coding sequence ATGCAGTATCGCGACTTGCGCGACTTCATTCGTGGCCTGGAGCAGCGCGGCGAACTCAAGCGCATCCAGGTTCCGATCTCCCCAGTCCTGGAAATGACCGAGGTATGCGACCGCACCTTGCGTGCCAAGGGCCCGGCGTTGCTGTTCGAAAAGCCCACCGGCTTCGATATTCCGGTACTCGGTAACCTGTTCGGCACGCCAGAGCGTGTGGCCATGGGCATGGGCGCCGAGTCGGTCGACGAACTGCGTGAGATCGGCAAGCTGCTGGCCTTCCTCAAGGAGCCCGAGCCACCAAAGGGCCTGAAGGATGCCTGGTCCAAGCTGCCGATCTTCAAGAAGGTCGTGTCGATGGCGCCAAAAGTGGTCAAGGACGCGGTGTGCCAGGAAGTGGTGGTCGAGGGTGACGATGTCGACCTCGGCGCGCTGCCGATCCAGCACTGCTGGCCAGGCGACGTGGCGCCGCTGATCACCTGGGGCCTTACCGTTACCCGTGGCCCGAACAAGGACCGCCAGAACCTGGGCATCTATCGCCAGCAGGTGATCGGTCGCAACAAGGTCATCATGCGCTGGCTGAGCCACCGTGGCGGCGCCCTCGACTACCGAGAGTGGTGCGAGAAGCACCCCGGCCAGCCGTTCCCGGTTGCCGTGGCCCTGGGTGCTGACCCGGCGACCATCCTGGGCGCCGTGACCCCGGTGCCGGACACCCTCTCCGAATATGCCTTCGCCGGCCTGCTGCGCGGCAATCGCACCGAGCTGGTCAAGTGCCGTGGCAGCAACCTGCAGGTACCGGCCACCGCCGAAATCATCCTGGAAGGTGTGATTCACCCGGGCGAAATGGCCCCGGAAGGCCCGTATGGCGACCACACCGGCTACTACAACGAAGTGGACAGCTTCCCGGTGTTCACCGTCGAGCGCATCACCCACCGAATGAAGCCGATCTACCACAGCACCTACACCGGCCGGCCGCCAGATGAGCCGGCGATTCTGGGTGTGGCGCTGAACGAAGTGTTCGTGCCAATCCTGCAGAAGCAATTCCCGGAAATCACCGACTTCTACCTGCCGCCGGAAGGCTGCTCGTACCGCATGGCGGTGGTGACCATGAAAAAGCAGTACCCGGGCCACGCCAAGCGCGTGATGCTGGGTGTGTGGTCGTTCCTGCGACAGTTCATGTACACCAAGTTCGTTATTGTTACCGATGACGATATCAACGCCCGTGACTGGAACGATGTGATCTGGGCCATCACCACGCGCATGGACCCCAAGCGTGATACGGTGATGATCGACAACACGCCGATCGACTACCTGGACTTCGCGTCGCCGGTATCGGGGTTGGGGTCGAAGATGGGCCTGGACGCCACGCACAAGTGGCCGGGCGAGACTACACGCGAATGGGGACGGGTCATCGTCAAGGACGAAGCCGTCACCCGCCGTATCGATGAGCCTGTGGGATCAGTTGGGAATAGATTGATGCAGGTAACGTTGCAGCCGTCCGGGGCGGTGCTGGCGCTCGAACCCGGGGAACGGATCCTGGATGGAGCGCGGCGGTTGGGCTATGACTGCCCGAATAGCTGCCGCAATGGTAATTGCCATGTCTGCGCCGCGTTGTTGGTCGAAGGGCGGGTACGCCAGGACGGCGAAGTCCGCGACCATGGCGAGCTGTTCACCTGCATTGCCGAACCGCTGGAGGACTGTGTGTTGCTCTGGGATGGTGTGCTCGCCTTGGGCGAGCTGCCGGTGCGCAAGCTGGCGTGCAGCGTCACTGAATGCATCGACGTTGGTGGCGACGTCTGGCGGGTGCGCCTGCGTGCGCCAGCCGGCAAGCCACTGCGCTACCACGCCGGGCAGTACCTGATGATCGAGCGTGCGGGCGGCAAGCCGGCAGCGTTCTCGCTGGCCTCCGCCCCCCACGCCGGGCGTGAGCTGGAGCTGCATGTACTGGCGCGAGAGCCCAGTGCATTGCAACTGATCGACCAGCTGAAGCGTGACGGCTTGGCACGTATCGAAATGCCGTTTGGCGACACCCACCTGGCCGAGTTGCCCGACGGGCCGCTGGTGCTGATTGCCGCCGGCACCGGCATGGGCCAGATGCACAGCCTGCTGGAGCATTGCCGCGCCAACGGCTTCAAACACCCGGTGCACCTGTACTGGGGCGTGCGCCGGCCCGAAGACTTCTACCAGATCGAGCACTGGGACGAATGGCAGCGCCTGCCCAACCTGTTCCTGCATCAGGTTGTCAGCGACCTGTGCGGCTGGGAGGGCCGCTGCGGCATGCTGCATGAAGCGGTCTGCGAGGACATCGCCGACCTCAATACCGTGCATGTGTATGCCAGCGGTTCACCGAACATGATCTATGCCACCCTCGACGCCCTGGTCGAAGCCGGCATGGATGCACACCGCATGCGTGCAGATGTGTTTGCCTACGCGCCACGCGGTTAA
- the rho gene encoding Transcription termination factor Rho (*Name rho) gives MNLTELKQKPITDLLEMAEQMGIENMARSRKQDVIFALLKKHAKSGEEISGDGVLEILQDGFGFLRSADASYLAGPDDIYVSPSQIRRFNLRTGDTIVGKIRPPKEGERYFALLKVDTINFDRPENAKNKILFENLTPLFPNKRLKMEAGNGSTEDLTGRVIDLCAPIGKGQRGLIVAPPKAGKTIMLQNIAANITRNNPECHLIVLLIDERPEEVTEMQRTVRGEVVASTFDEPPTRHVQVAEMVIEKAKRLVEHKKDVVILLDSITRLARAYNTVIPSSGKVLTGGVDAHALEKPKRFFGAARNIEEGGSLTIIATALVETGSKMDEVIYEEFKGTGNMELPLDRRIAEKRVFPAININRSGTRREELLTADDELQRMWILRKLLHPMDEIAAIEFLVDKLKQTKTNDEFFLSMKRK, from the coding sequence ATGAACCTGACTGAACTCAAGCAAAAGCCGATTACCGATCTTTTGGAAATGGCCGAACAGATGGGCATCGAAAACATGGCCCGTTCGCGCAAACAGGACGTGATTTTCGCCCTGCTGAAGAAGCATGCGAAGAGCGGCGAAGAGATCTCGGGTGACGGCGTGCTGGAGATTCTCCAGGATGGTTTCGGTTTCCTGCGCTCGGCTGATGCGTCCTACCTGGCCGGTCCGGACGATATCTACGTCTCGCCCAGCCAGATCCGCCGTTTCAACCTGCGTACCGGCGACACCATCGTCGGCAAGATCCGCCCGCCGAAGGAAGGGGAGCGTTACTTCGCCCTGCTGAAGGTTGATACCATCAACTTCGACCGTCCGGAAAACGCGAAGAACAAGATCCTGTTCGAAAACCTGACGCCGCTGTTCCCGAACAAGCGCCTGAAGATGGAAGCCGGTAACGGCTCCACCGAAGACTTGACCGGTCGCGTGATCGACCTGTGCGCCCCGATCGGCAAAGGCCAGCGTGGCCTGATCGTCGCCCCGCCAAAAGCGGGTAAGACCATCATGCTGCAGAACATCGCGGCCAACATCACCCGTAACAACCCCGAGTGCCACCTGATCGTCCTGCTGATCGACGAGCGCCCGGAAGAAGTGACCGAAATGCAGCGCACCGTGCGCGGCGAAGTGGTTGCCTCCACCTTCGACGAGCCGCCAACCCGCCACGTGCAGGTTGCCGAAATGGTGATCGAAAAGGCCAAGCGCCTGGTCGAGCACAAGAAGGACGTGGTCATCCTGCTGGACTCCATCACCCGTCTGGCCCGTGCCTACAACACCGTGATCCCGAGCTCCGGCAAGGTGCTGACCGGTGGTGTCGACGCCCACGCCCTGGAGAAGCCGAAGCGCTTCTTCGGTGCTGCGCGTAACATCGAGGAAGGCGGTTCGCTGACCATCATCGCCACCGCGCTGGTCGAAACCGGCTCGAAGATGGACGAAGTGATCTACGAAGAGTTCAAGGGCACCGGCAACATGGAGCTGCCGCTGGACCGCCGCATCGCCGAGAAGCGCGTGTTCCCCGCCATCAACATCAACCGTTCCGGTACCCGCCGCGAAGAGTTGCTGACCGCCGACGACGAACTGCAGCGCATGTGGATCCTGCGCAAGCTGCTGCACCCGATGGACGAAATCGCCGCCATCGAGTTCCTGGTCGACAAGCTCAAGCAGACCAAGACCAACGACGAGTTCTTCTTGTCGATGAAGCGTAAGTAA
- the trxA gene encoding Thioredoxin 1 (*Name trxA) produces MSSDLIKHVNDASFEADVLKAEGAVLVDYWAEWCGPCKMIAPVLDDIAETYKGKLTVAKLNIDENQETPAKHGVRGIPTLMLFKNGNVEATKVGALSKSQLAAFLDAHL; encoded by the coding sequence ATGAGCAGCGATCTGATCAAACACGTCAACGACGCCTCCTTCGAAGCCGATGTACTGAAGGCCGAAGGCGCGGTACTGGTTGACTACTGGGCTGAATGGTGCGGTCCATGCAAGATGATCGCTCCAGTACTGGACGACATCGCCGAAACCTACAAGGGCAAGCTGACCGTCGCCAAGCTGAACATCGACGAGAACCAGGAAACCCCGGCCAAGCACGGCGTGCGTGGTATCCCGACGCTGATGCTGTTCAAGAACGGCAACGTCGAAGCCACCAAGGTTGGCGCCTTGTCCAAGTCGCAGCTGGCCGCGTTCCTCGACGCCCACCTGTGA
- the ppx gene encoding Exopolyphosphatase (*Name ppx), which yields MPHTIAKNLSLIAAIDLGSNSFHMVVAKAHHTEIRILERLGEKVQLAAGIDEERKLSEEAMERGLDCLKRFSQLINGMPAGSVRIVGTNALREARNRNEFIQRAEAILGHPVEVISGREEARLIYLGVSHTLADTPGKRLVADIGGGSTEFIIGQRFEPLLRESLQMGCVSFTQRYFRDGKITPARYAQAYTAARLELMSIEHALHRLTWDEAIGSSGTIRAIGAAIKAGGLGNGEVNAEGLAWVKRKLFKLGEVDKIDFDGIKPDRRTIFPAGMAILEAIFDALELQRMDHCDGALREGVLFDLLGRHHHEDVRERTLNSLMERYHVDQGQAARVERKALHAFDQVADAWGLKDGNWRDLLGWAAKVHEIGLDIAHYHYHKHGAYLIEHSDLSGFSREDQQMMALLVRGHRRNIPKDKFAELGDEGVKLLRLCVLLRFAILFHHIRGNQQMPKVELKAGDDSLDVAFPEGWLEQNQLTQADFANEAEWLARVGFVLSVR from the coding sequence ATGCCGCATACCATCGCGAAGAACCTGTCCCTGATCGCCGCCATCGACCTTGGCTCCAACAGTTTTCACATGGTCGTGGCCAAGGCCCACCATACAGAAATCCGCATTCTCGAGCGGCTCGGCGAGAAGGTTCAGCTTGCCGCCGGCATCGACGAAGAGCGCAAGCTCAGTGAAGAAGCAATGGAACGGGGCCTGGATTGCCTCAAGCGCTTTTCCCAGCTGATCAACGGCATGCCGGCAGGCTCCGTGCGTATCGTCGGTACCAACGCCTTGCGCGAAGCGCGCAACCGTAACGAATTCATCCAGCGCGCCGAAGCCATCCTCGGCCACCCGGTAGAGGTCATCTCCGGACGTGAAGAAGCGCGCCTGATCTACCTGGGCGTGTCGCACACCCTGGCCGATACCCCGGGCAAGCGCCTGGTGGCCGACATCGGCGGCGGCAGTACCGAGTTCATCATCGGCCAGCGCTTCGAGCCACTGCTGCGCGAAAGCCTGCAGATGGGCTGCGTCAGCTTCACCCAGCGCTACTTCCGCGACGGCAAGATTACCCCGGCCCGCTACGCCCAGGCCTACACGGCCGCGCGCCTGGAGCTGATGAGCATCGAGCATGCCCTGCATCGCCTGACCTGGGACGAGGCCATAGGCTCGTCCGGCACCATCCGCGCCATCGGCGCCGCCATCAAGGCCGGTGGCCTGGGCAATGGTGAGGTCAACGCCGAAGGCCTGGCCTGGGTCAAGCGCAAGCTGTTCAAGCTGGGTGAGGTCGACAAGATCGACTTCGACGGCATCAAGCCGGACCGCCGCACCATCTTCCCGGCGGGCATGGCCATTCTCGAAGCAATCTTCGACGCGCTGGAACTGCAGCGCATGGACCACTGTGACGGCGCCCTGCGCGAAGGCGTGCTATTCGACCTGCTTGGCCGCCACCATCACGAAGACGTGCGTGAGCGCACCCTCAATTCGTTGATGGAGCGCTACCACGTGGACCAGGGCCAGGCTGCGCGCGTGGAACGCAAGGCACTGCATGCCTTCGACCAAGTGGCCGATGCCTGGGGGCTGAAAGACGGAAATTGGCGCGATCTGCTGGGCTGGGCGGCAAAAGTGCACGAAATCGGCCTCGATATCGCCCACTATCACTACCACAAGCACGGCGCCTACCTGATCGAGCACTCTGACCTGTCGGGCTTCTCCCGCGAGGACCAACAGATGATGGCCTTGCTGGTGCGCGGCCACCGCCGCAACATCCCCAAGGACAAGTTTGCCGAGCTGGGTGATGAAGGGGTCAAGCTACTGCGCCTGTGCGTACTGCTGCGCTTCGCCATTCTGTTCCACCACATCCGCGGCAATCAGCAGATGCCGAAGGTAGAGCTCAAGGCTGGCGATGACAGCCTCGATGTCGCCTTCCCTGAAGGCTGGCTGGAGCAGAACCAGCTGACCCAGGCCGACTTCGCCAACGAGGCGGAGTGGCTGGCCCGGGTCGGCTTCGTCCTCAGCGTACGTTGA
- the ppk gene encoding Polyphosphate kinase (*Name ppk), with the protein MNNEVLTPVAIKDAQELPEEMVQTPPDLPPVPEPEPVEAEVAEPVAAAPAAAPVPAITVPGLDDSSLYIHRELSQLQFNIRVLEQALDENYPLLERLKFLLIFSSNLDEFFEIRVAGLKKQINFAREQAGADGLQPHQALARISELVHIEVERQYAILNDVLLPELEKHQIRFIRRRYWTPKLKTWVRRYFRDEIAPIITPIGLDPTHPFPLLVNKSLNFIVELEGVDAFGRDSGLAIIPAPRLLPRVIRVPEEVGGPGANYVFLSSMIHAHADDLFQGMKVKGCYQFRLTRNADLALDSEEVDDLARALRGELFSRRYGDAVRLEVADTCPKHLSDYLLKQFSLSESELYQVNGPVNLTRLFSITGLDSHPELQYTPFTPAIPKLLVNADNIFSVISKQDILLMHPFESFTPVVDLLRQAAKDPHVLAVRQTLYRSGANSEIVDALVDAARNGKEVTAVIELRARFDEESNLQMASRLQAAGAVVIYGVVGFKTHAKMMLILRREQGEIVRYAHLGTGNYHAGNARLYTDYSLLTSDDALTEDVGKLFSQLIGMGKTLRMKKLLHAPFTLKKGMLDMIARETQFALEGKPAHIIAKFNSLTDAKVIKALYKASQSGVKIDLVVRGMCCLRPGIPGVSHNIQVRSIIGRFLEHTRVFYFLNGGEEQIYLSSADWMERNLDKRVETCFPVEGKKLLLRVKKELESYLTDNTHAWTLQPDGRYVRSTPTGNQNPRSAQATLLERLSNPVLNVR; encoded by the coding sequence ATGAATAATGAAGTGCTTACCCCTGTCGCGATCAAGGATGCCCAGGAGCTCCCAGAAGAGATGGTGCAGACCCCGCCAGACCTGCCGCCGGTGCCCGAGCCCGAGCCCGTGGAAGCCGAGGTGGCCGAGCCTGTGGCTGCTGCGCCCGCAGCCGCTCCGGTCCCTGCAATCACCGTCCCTGGCCTGGACGACAGCAGCCTGTACATTCATCGCGAACTCTCGCAGCTGCAGTTCAACATCCGCGTGCTGGAACAGGCCCTGGACGAGAACTACCCCCTGCTCGAACGCCTCAAGTTCCTGTTGATCTTCTCCAGCAACCTCGACGAGTTCTTCGAGATCCGCGTCGCCGGCCTGAAGAAGCAGATCAACTTCGCCCGCGAACAGGCCGGTGCCGACGGCCTGCAGCCGCACCAGGCATTGGCGCGCATCAGCGAGCTGGTGCACATCGAGGTAGAGCGCCAGTACGCGATCCTCAATGACGTGCTGTTGCCAGAGCTTGAAAAGCACCAGATCCGCTTTATTCGCCGCCGTTACTGGACGCCCAAACTCAAGACCTGGGTGCGCCGCTATTTCCGCGACGAAATTGCCCCGATCATTACCCCGATCGGCCTCGACCCGACCCACCCGTTCCCGCTGCTGGTGAACAAGAGCCTCAACTTCATCGTTGAGCTGGAAGGGGTTGATGCCTTTGGCCGCGACTCGGGCCTTGCGATCATCCCGGCCCCACGCCTGCTGCCACGGGTCATCCGCGTGCCTGAAGAGGTCGGCGGCCCGGGTGCCAACTACGTGTTCCTGTCGTCGATGATCCATGCGCACGCCGACGACCTGTTCCAGGGCATGAAGGTGAAGGGCTGCTACCAGTTCCGCCTGACCCGTAACGCCGACCTGGCGCTGGACTCCGAAGAAGTCGATGACCTGGCCCGCGCCCTGCGCGGCGAGCTGTTCTCGCGCCGTTACGGCGATGCCGTGCGCCTGGAAGTAGCCGACACCTGCCCTAAACACCTGTCGGACTACCTGCTCAAGCAGTTCAGCCTCAGCGAAAGCGAGCTGTACCAGGTCAATGGCCCGGTCAACCTCACCCGCCTGTTCAGCATTACCGGCCTGGACAGCCACCCGGAGCTTCAGTACACGCCGTTCACCCCGGCAATCCCCAAGCTGCTGGTGAACGCCGACAACATTTTCAGCGTGATCAGCAAGCAGGACATCCTGCTGATGCACCCGTTCGAGTCCTTCACTCCGGTGGTCGACCTGCTGCGCCAGGCCGCCAAGGACCCGCACGTGCTTGCCGTGCGCCAGACCCTGTACCGTTCCGGGGCCAACTCGGAAATCGTCGATGCCCTGGTGGACGCGGCGCGTAACGGCAAGGAGGTCACCGCGGTGATCGAGTTGCGTGCGCGCTTCGACGAAGAATCCAACCTGCAGATGGCCAGCCGCCTGCAAGCAGCCGGTGCAGTGGTGATCTACGGTGTGGTCGGCTTCAAGACCCACGCCAAGATGATGCTGATCCTGCGCCGCGAACAGGGCGAGATCGTGCGCTATGCGCACCTTGGCACCGGCAACTACCACGCCGGCAACGCCCGCCTGTACACCGACTACAGCTTGCTGACCTCTGACGACGCCCTCACCGAAGACGTCGGCAAGCTGTTTAGCCAGCTGATCGGCATGGGCAAGACGCTGCGCATGAAAAAGCTGCTGCATGCGCCGTTCACCCTGAAGAAGGGCATGCTCGACATGATTGCGCGCGAAACCCAGTTCGCCCTGGAAGGCAAGCCGGCGCACATCATTGCCAAGTTCAACTCGCTGACCGACGCCAAAGTCATCAAAGCGTTGTACAAGGCGAGCCAGTCGGGTGTGAAAATCGACCTGGTGGTGCGCGGCATGTGCTGCCTGCGCCCAGGCATTCCGGGGGTTTCACACAATATCCAGGTGCGCTCGATCATCGGCCGCTTCCTGGAGCACACCCGGGTGTTCTACTTCCTCAATGGCGGTGAGGAGCAGATCTACCTGTCCAGTGCCGACTGGATGGAACGCAACCTCGACAAGCGCGTCGAGACCTGCTTCCCGGTGGAAGGCAAAAAGCTGTTGCTGCGGGTGAAGAAGGAGCTGGAAAGCTACCTGACCGACAACACCCACGCCTGGACCTTGCAGCCAGACGGGCGCTACGTGCGCAGCACCCCGACCGGCAACCAGAACCCGCGCAGTGCCCAGGCGACCCTGCTGGAGCGCCTGAGCAACCCGGTCCTCAACGTACGCTGA
- the elbB gene encoding Glyoxalase ElbB (*Name elbB), translating into MTKKVAVILSGCGVYDGAEIHESVITLLRLDQRGAQVQCFAPNIAQMHVINHLTGEEMPESRNVLVESARIARGEVKDIREANAEDFDALIVPGGFGAAKNLSNFAVEGANCSINPDVLALAEAFADACKPVGLICISPALAAKIYGPGVVCTIGTDAGTAAAVVKMGGTHEECDVHDIVEDTQRKLVTTPAYMEAKSISEAAGGIYKLVDRVLELTHE; encoded by the coding sequence ATGACCAAAAAAGTAGCGGTGATTCTTTCCGGCTGTGGCGTGTATGACGGCGCCGAAATCCACGAAAGCGTGATCACCCTGCTGCGCCTCGACCAGCGCGGTGCGCAGGTGCAGTGCTTCGCGCCGAACATTGCGCAGATGCATGTCATCAACCACCTGACCGGCGAAGAAATGCCCGAGTCGCGCAATGTGCTGGTGGAGTCGGCACGCATTGCCCGCGGCGAGGTCAAGGACATCCGCGAAGCCAATGCCGAAGACTTCGATGCGCTGATCGTACCGGGCGGTTTCGGGGCGGCGAAAAACCTGTCCAACTTCGCCGTGGAAGGCGCCAATTGCAGCATCAACCCGGACGTGCTGGCCCTGGCCGAAGCCTTCGCCGACGCCTGCAAGCCAGTTGGCCTGATCTGCATCTCGCCGGCACTGGCCGCAAAAATCTACGGGCCGGGTGTGGTCTGCACCATCGGTACCGACGCGGGTACTGCGGCGGCCGTGGTGAAAATGGGCGGCACCCATGAAGAATGCGACGTGCACGATATTGTCGAAGACACCCAGCGCAAGCTGGTGACTACCCCGGCCTACATGGAGGCCAAGTCCATCAGCGAAGCGGCTGGCGGGATCTACAAGCTGGTGGATCGGGTGCTGGAACTGACGCACGAATAG
- a CDS encoding hypothetical protein (UPF0178 protein YaiI), translating to MRVWIDADACPKAAKDLIVKFALKRKFEVVMVAGQAVAKPAFALVRLIVVPSGMDAADDYLVEHAVPGELVICSDVPLADRLVKKGVTVLDPRGREFDERNMGDRLAARNLFTDLREQGQVGGGQAAYGERDKQAFANALDRIIARLSKP from the coding sequence ATGCGTGTATGGATCGATGCCGATGCCTGCCCCAAGGCGGCCAAGGATCTGATCGTCAAGTTCGCCCTCAAGCGCAAGTTCGAGGTGGTGATGGTGGCGGGCCAGGCCGTGGCCAAGCCGGCGTTCGCGCTCGTGCGCCTGATCGTGGTACCCAGCGGCATGGACGCGGCTGACGACTACCTGGTCGAACACGCCGTGCCCGGCGAACTGGTGATCTGCAGCGATGTGCCGCTGGCTGACCGCCTGGTGAAAAAGGGCGTGACAGTGCTGGACCCGCGCGGGCGCGAATTCGATGAGCGCAACATGGGCGACCGCCTGGCGGCGCGCAACCTGTTTACCGACCTGCGTGAGCAAGGCCAGGTGGGGGGAGGGCAGGCGGCCTATGGCGAGCGCGACAAGCAGGCGTTTGCCAATGCGCTGGACCGCATCATTGCCCGGCTGTCCAAGCCCTGA